CTGCAGCTGGTTGATGACTCCCGCAACGGCGAAGAACTCCAGCTCGACGGCGGGATGGATCTTCAACGAGAGGTCCCCCGAATCTGCCAACCTCACATAGTCGAGCAGATCGAGTTCACCCGCCACATTGCCATTCAAGTCCATGCGAATCCAAAACTGCTGCACATTCTTCAGCAGGTTGCCCCAGGACCCGGAAATGATCGTCCATTGTTCGCTCCTCAGCGCGGCCACCAGATCGAAACGCGAGGAACTAGGGGTTCCGGTGATCGGGAATGTGTAGGAGGCGCTGTTCGTGGTGATCCCATCCACGCTTCCCGACAAAAATAGCACGACTTCGTAAACCGTCGGGGAGTCGTCCGTCACTAAGCCGAGTCGGACACCACCAAATCGCTGCCAGTCGCCCAGGAAGCTTCCCGGTGCTGCGATACACTGCCAATCATTGTTCAAATCCTGGATTCGGAGGAAGCCGTTAGCGACCGATGGAGAAAGATCCCGCGCGGTGACGCCCGACTCCGGCCAGGGCGGATTCGCCCGTGAATGACTGACGCTCGTCCAGCCGTCGTTCGTGCTGGTGAACTCCGAGACGAGATCCGCAGCCTTTCCAGATTCAGAGATTAGGATGGAGAAGCCTAGGACGATCGCGATGTGTACTGCTTGTGTTTTCATAGATTACGGAATGCCAAGGGGCCTGAGAGTTCGCTGTATTCGATTGGGAGCACTGAGCCTGATCGATGAACGGTGTCGGCGCAGTTACTGGAATAGCTTCGTCAGGCCTTTTGTCCGAATCTGACAAAGATGACCTGCCCATCATACTCAACCTGACGGGCTTCGTCCTGCATGATTTCGAGCGCCCGCTCCAGTGAAACGCCGCCGGTGCCCGCACCGATGAGGGGAAAGGCGATGGAACAGTAGCCTCGGTCGCGTGCGATACCCAGTGCACTCCGAACGCATGCCCGAATGGCCCACTCTGAAGACCGCCACAACATGTTGATCCCGGCGACGTGAATGATGGCTCGAAAAGGTAATCTTCCAGCGCCGGTCTCGACCGCCCCGCCGAGTGGAATCGGGCCCTTCCGACCCAGTTCACGGAACGGCTCATATCCCGCTCGTCGTTTGATAGCGCCGGAGACTCCCTGGGGTATCAGCAGCCACCATGGAATAATGTTCCTATTCCAAGCATTGACGATGACATCCACGTCTTGGTCGAGCAAATCGCCAACAGTAAATTGAAGATCCATGCGCGAGCGACCGAGGTTGCATTAGGAAACTAGGGTTCGGGCGACAATCTGTTTAGACTGCATGATTGGGCGCTTCTCAAATCAATCGTCTCAGTGGCGACGGTTCGCCAAGGTGTCGCCCAAGG
Above is a genomic segment from Verrucomicrobiales bacterium containing:
- a CDS encoding macro domain-containing protein, which produces MDLQFTVGDLLDQDVDVIVNAWNRNIIPWWLLIPQGVSGAIKRRAGYEPFRELGRKGPIPLGGAVETGAGRLPFRAIIHVAGINMLWRSSEWAIRACVRSALGIARDRGYCSIAFPLIGAGTGGVSLERALEIMQDEARQVEYDGQVIFVRFGQKA